Proteins from one Corynebacterium testudinoris genomic window:
- the recF gene encoding DNA replication/repair protein RecF (All proteins in this family for which functions are known are DNA-binding proteins that assist the filamentation of RecA onto DNA for the initiation of recombination or recombinational repair.), which produces MFIKTIDLRDFRSWAELTVELEPGITLFVGRNGFGKTNIVEALGYAAHLSSHRVSHDAPLVRTTAQNARISVTAVNQGRELTAHLLIKPHAANQAQINRTKLGSPREILGVVKTVLFAPEDLALVRGEPAERRRYLDDIIATRTPRLAGVKADYDKVLRQRNALLKSAGSALRRGYDDADGASVLATLDVWDGQLASFGSQVIAARRVVLAELAGHIHAAYSGIAPESREVSISYRSTVDIDSTDPELIEAEMLAELGRKRQREIERGMSLVGPHRDDLLLHLGAEPAKGFASHGETWSYALSLRLAEFSLLRSDGTDPVLILDDVFAELDARRREKLVELAADAEQVLITAAVDGDLPANLASLADAAVNRFTVTVEQGEGGRISVLQEQQ; this is translated from the coding sequence ATCTTCATCAAGACGATTGACCTGCGTGATTTTCGCTCCTGGGCCGAACTGACCGTGGAGCTGGAGCCGGGAATCACCTTGTTCGTGGGCCGCAATGGCTTCGGCAAAACCAATATCGTCGAGGCCCTCGGCTATGCCGCGCATTTGAGTTCCCATCGGGTCTCCCACGACGCCCCGCTGGTGCGAACGACAGCGCAGAATGCTCGGATTTCGGTAACAGCCGTCAATCAGGGCCGCGAACTCACCGCGCATCTGCTGATCAAGCCCCACGCCGCGAACCAGGCCCAAATCAATCGCACGAAGTTGGGTTCACCCCGCGAGATCCTCGGCGTGGTGAAGACGGTGCTGTTTGCCCCGGAAGATCTGGCCCTCGTGCGGGGTGAGCCGGCGGAGCGTCGCCGCTACCTCGATGACATCATTGCCACCCGCACGCCCCGCCTGGCCGGGGTGAAGGCGGACTATGACAAAGTGCTGCGCCAACGCAATGCGCTGCTCAAATCCGCTGGTTCGGCGCTGCGGCGAGGCTACGATGACGCCGATGGCGCGAGCGTCCTGGCCACCCTCGACGTATGGGATGGCCAGCTGGCCAGCTTCGGATCCCAGGTCATCGCCGCCCGCCGCGTGGTGTTGGCCGAGCTCGCCGGTCATATTCACGCCGCCTACTCCGGTATCGCGCCCGAATCCCGCGAAGTGTCCATCAGCTACCGCTCGACCGTGGACATCGACTCCACTGATCCTGAGCTCATCGAGGCGGAGATGCTCGCCGAGTTGGGCCGAAAGCGCCAGCGCGAGATCGAACGCGGGATGTCGCTGGTCGGGCCGCACCGCGATGATCTACTCCTTCACCTGGGCGCCGAACCCGCCAAGGGTTTCGCGTCCCACGGTGAAACCTGGTCCTACGCTCTCTCCCTGCGTTTGGCGGAGTTCTCGCTGCTGCGCTCCGATGGCACCGATCCCGTCCTCATCCTCGATGACGTCTTCGCCGAACTTGATGCCCGCCGCCGCGAAAAGCTCGTGGAACTCGCCGCCGATGCCGAGCAGGTGCTCATCACCGCCGCCGTCGACGGCGATCTGCCCGCCAATCTCGCCTCGCTTGCCGACGCCGCCGTCAACCGCTTCACGGTCACCGTCGAACAAGGAGAGGGCGGGCGAATCAGCGTCCTGCAGGAGCAGCAATGA
- a CDS encoding CopG family transcriptional regulator: MAMTLRLTPEQDRALTLLAEAQGSSKHEAAVRAILSSASRLLNDAAVAQLAHDLIPGRAALQARLRQARG; encoded by the coding sequence ATGGCGATGACCCTGAGATTGACCCCGGAACAAGACCGCGCGCTCACCCTGCTGGCCGAGGCTCAAGGCTCCAGCAAGCACGAGGCCGCGGTGCGCGCCATCCTCAGCTCCGCTTCCCGTCTGCTTAACGACGCCGCGGTGGCCCAACTCGCCCACGATCTCATCCCCGGTCGTGCGGCCCTTCAGGCCCGCCTGCGGCAGGCCCGGGGATAG
- a CDS encoding DUF3566 domain-containing protein has product MAKRDVAITRIAPLSAFRVALAMSLVGLVAWLLTVVLLYIGMDAAGVWDKANSLIGDVGADQVISFGLVISIAALLGAIWAILVTVLAPLGAIIYNAIVDLFGGIQMRLQEEA; this is encoded by the coding sequence ATGGCCAAGCGAGACGTAGCGATCACCCGGATAGCCCCACTCTCCGCGTTCCGAGTCGCCCTAGCCATGTCCCTCGTCGGCCTCGTCGCCTGGCTCCTCACCGTCGTCCTGCTCTACATCGGAATGGACGCCGCCGGAGTCTGGGACAAAGCCAACTCCCTCATCGGTGACGTCGGCGCAGACCAAGTCATCAGCTTCGGGCTCGTCATCTCCATCGCAGCCCTCCTCGGCGCCATCTGGGCCATCCTCGTGACCGTCCTGGCTCCCCTCGGCGCGATCATCTACAACGCCATCGTCGACCTCTTCGGAGGCATCCAAATGCGCCTGCAAGAAGAGGCCTAA
- the gyrB gene encoding DNA topoisomerase (ATP-hydrolyzing) subunit B yields the protein MANAEHNYDASSITILEGLEAVRKRPGMYIGSTGTRGLHHLVWEVVDNSVDEAMAGEATKVDVTLLHDGGVQVVDDGRGIPVEMHPSGAPTVQVVMTQLHAGGKFDSDSYAVSGGLHGVGISVVNALSTRVEADIKRDGKHWLQNFNNAVPEDLVEGGNARGTGTTIRFWPDAEIFEETDFNYDVIARRLQEMAFLNKGLTITLKDERVSEAELELEALAEEGDTAQPIDGSSFDDIEAEEAPAGAAPKTPKKREKKVVYHYPNGLVDYVNHLNKSKSVIHPSIVGFEAKGDDHEVEVAMQWNSGYKESVHTFANTINTHEGGTHEEGFRSALTSLVNKYARDHRLIKDKDPNVTGEDCREGIAAVVAVRVGDPQFEGQTKTKLGNTEIRSFVQRMVNSHVGDWLEANPAEAKAIVSKAVSSSQARIAARKARELVRRKSATDLGGLPGKLADCRSKDPSASELYIVEGDSAGGSAKAGRDSMYQAILPLRGKILNVEKARMDKVLKNAEVQAIITALGTGIHEEFDISRLRYHKIVLMADADVDGQHIATLLLTLLFRFMPQLIEEGHVYLANPPLYKLKWRSGEPGYAYSDAERDSEIAEGLAAGRKINTDDGIQRYKGLGEMNPSELWETTLDPHTRLLRRVDLLDAQRADELFSILMGDDVAARRSFITRKAKDVRFLDV from the coding sequence GTGGCAAACGCTGAACACAATTACGACGCGTCATCGATCACGATTCTCGAGGGTCTTGAAGCAGTCCGTAAACGCCCCGGCATGTACATCGGCTCGACCGGTACCCGCGGCCTGCACCACCTGGTGTGGGAGGTCGTGGACAACTCCGTCGACGAGGCGATGGCTGGTGAGGCCACCAAGGTCGACGTCACTCTCCTGCACGATGGTGGCGTCCAGGTCGTCGATGACGGCCGCGGTATTCCCGTCGAGATGCACCCGTCCGGTGCCCCGACCGTCCAGGTCGTTATGACCCAGCTGCACGCTGGCGGCAAGTTTGACTCTGATTCCTACGCGGTGTCCGGTGGCCTCCACGGCGTCGGTATCTCCGTGGTCAACGCGCTGTCCACCCGCGTCGAGGCTGACATCAAGCGCGATGGAAAGCACTGGCTGCAAAACTTCAACAATGCTGTGCCCGAAGATCTGGTGGAGGGTGGCAACGCCCGCGGTACCGGCACGACGATTCGATTCTGGCCGGACGCCGAGATCTTCGAAGAGACCGACTTCAACTACGACGTCATTGCGCGCCGCCTGCAGGAGATGGCCTTCCTCAACAAGGGCCTGACCATCACGCTCAAGGACGAGCGCGTGTCCGAGGCGGAGCTGGAACTCGAGGCGTTGGCGGAGGAGGGCGATACCGCTCAGCCGATCGACGGCTCTTCCTTCGATGACATCGAGGCTGAAGAAGCACCGGCCGGTGCTGCCCCGAAGACGCCGAAGAAGCGCGAAAAGAAGGTGGTTTACCACTACCCGAACGGGCTGGTCGACTACGTCAATCACCTGAACAAGTCCAAGTCTGTTATCCACCCGTCGATCGTCGGCTTTGAGGCCAAGGGCGATGACCACGAGGTCGAAGTGGCCATGCAGTGGAACAGTGGCTACAAGGAGTCCGTCCACACCTTCGCCAACACGATCAACACGCATGAGGGTGGCACCCACGAAGAGGGCTTCCGCTCGGCGCTGACCTCGCTGGTGAATAAGTACGCCCGCGATCACCGTCTGATCAAGGATAAGGATCCGAACGTCACCGGTGAGGATTGCCGCGAGGGTATCGCTGCTGTCGTAGCCGTCCGCGTCGGTGATCCGCAGTTCGAGGGCCAGACGAAGACGAAGCTGGGCAACACCGAGATTCGTTCCTTCGTGCAGCGCATGGTCAACTCCCATGTGGGCGATTGGCTGGAGGCCAACCCGGCGGAGGCCAAGGCGATCGTGAGCAAGGCGGTGTCCTCCTCGCAGGCCCGCATCGCGGCCCGCAAGGCCCGTGAATTGGTGCGCCGGAAGTCCGCGACCGATCTCGGCGGTCTGCCGGGCAAGCTGGCTGATTGCCGCTCCAAGGACCCGAGTGCTTCTGAGCTCTACATCGTGGAGGGTGACTCGGCCGGTGGTTCCGCTAAGGCCGGCCGTGACTCCATGTACCAGGCGATTTTGCCGCTGCGAGGAAAGATCCTCAACGTGGAAAAGGCCCGCATGGACAAGGTGCTCAAGAACGCCGAAGTCCAGGCCATCATCACGGCCCTGGGTACCGGTATCCACGAGGAATTTGATATTTCGCGCCTGCGGTATCACAAGATCGTCCTCATGGCCGACGCCGATGTCGATGGCCAGCACATCGCGACCCTGCTGCTGACCTTGCTGTTCCGCTTCATGCCGCAGCTGATCGAAGAGGGACACGTCTACTTGGCTAACCCGCCGCTGTACAAGCTCAAGTGGCGTTCGGGCGAGCCCGGCTACGCCTACTCGGATGCGGAGCGCGACTCGGAGATTGCGGAAGGCCTGGCCGCCGGACGCAAGATCAACACCGATGATGGCATCCAGCGCTACAAGGGTCTGGGCGAGATGAACCCGTCCGAGCTGTGGGAGACCACCCTCGACCCACACACCCGCCTGCTGCGTCGCGTGGATCTGCTCGATGCCCAGCGGGCAGACGAGCTCTTCTCCATCCTCATGGGCGATGATGTGGCGGCCCGCCGTTCCTTCATCACCCGCAAGGCGAAGGACGTCCGTTTCTTGGACGTCTAG
- the dnaN gene encoding DNA polymerase III subunit beta, which translates to MESQAVSFRVSRDDLANAVAWVAKGLPSKVTQPVLRAMLITADDAGLEFAGFDYEVSSKVRIAAEVAEPGRIAVAGKLIAEIVNTLPNKPVDVQSDGSKAIVACGSSRFELPLIPLDDYPQIPQLPEVTGTIDPRLFAEAVTQVAAAAGKDDTLPMLTGVHVEVQGAQLRLAATDRFRLALRTCEWTPTSPDVSAKLLIPAKTLLDNARTLDAQASDPVEIAVGQGDQIGAAGLFGVHTENRETTTRMLDADFPNIQPLLPKTHTSMASVEVAPLQEAIRRVSLVTERNAQIRMEFSEGELILSAGGTDSGHAEERLPCAFVGRDELTIAFNPGYLRDGLAVVHSNRVVFGFTEPSRPAILVPEPEELPEANEDGTFPTPETHFTYLLMPVRLPG; encoded by the coding sequence ATGGAGTCGCAAGCAGTGTCATTCCGGGTGTCCAGGGATGACCTGGCCAACGCCGTGGCCTGGGTGGCCAAAGGCCTTCCCAGCAAGGTGACGCAACCGGTCCTGCGGGCCATGCTCATCACCGCCGATGATGCTGGTTTGGAGTTCGCAGGATTCGACTACGAAGTGTCCTCCAAGGTGCGCATCGCTGCCGAGGTAGCTGAGCCAGGACGCATCGCGGTGGCCGGCAAGCTCATCGCCGAGATCGTCAACACGTTGCCCAACAAGCCGGTTGATGTGCAGTCCGATGGTTCCAAAGCCATCGTCGCTTGTGGTTCTTCCCGCTTCGAGCTTCCCCTGATCCCGCTCGACGATTACCCGCAGATCCCGCAATTGCCCGAGGTCACCGGCACGATCGACCCGCGACTGTTCGCCGAAGCTGTCACCCAGGTTGCCGCCGCCGCGGGCAAGGATGACACCCTGCCCATGCTCACCGGCGTCCACGTGGAGGTCCAGGGCGCCCAGCTTCGGCTGGCCGCGACCGACCGCTTCCGCCTGGCGCTGCGCACCTGCGAGTGGACCCCCACGTCCCCCGATGTCAGCGCCAAGCTGCTCATCCCGGCGAAAACGCTGCTGGACAATGCCCGCACGCTTGATGCTCAGGCCAGCGACCCGGTCGAGATTGCGGTGGGCCAAGGCGACCAGATCGGCGCCGCCGGCCTTTTTGGTGTTCATACCGAAAACCGGGAGACCACCACCCGCATGCTCGACGCGGACTTCCCGAACATCCAGCCCTTGCTGCCCAAGACCCACACGTCGATGGCCTCTGTTGAGGTTGCTCCGCTGCAAGAGGCAATCCGCCGTGTCAGCCTGGTCACCGAGCGCAACGCCCAGATCCGCATGGAATTCTCCGAAGGCGAGCTCATCCTCTCCGCCGGCGGCACCGACTCCGGGCATGCGGAAGAGCGCCTTCCCTGCGCCTTCGTCGGTCGGGATGAACTAACCATCGCCTTCAACCCCGGCTACCTGCGCGACGGACTCGCCGTGGTGCACAGCAACCGCGTCGTTTTCGGCTTCACCGAGCCCTCCCGCCCGGCCATTTTGGTGCCCGAGCCCGAAGAACTCCCCGAGGCCAACGAGGACGGCACCTTCCCCACCCCGGAGACTCACTTCACCTACCTGCTCATGCCGGTTCGCCTGCCGGGCTAA
- a CDS encoding DciA family protein produces MTDPVSQAFEQMLKAASKRAGTPPRTPVRKKGASASTYARRPSGPDGRAPRRPLEVDTFGSILGREIDNRGWKKGMAGGWVNGHWDELVGEKIAQHTKVEMIKDTSLFITCDSTAWATNLRMMQRQILQVIAEKVGPGIITELKIYGPRAPSWRKGPLHVKGRGPRDTYG; encoded by the coding sequence ATGACCGATCCAGTCTCGCAAGCATTTGAACAGATGCTCAAGGCCGCGAGTAAGCGGGCCGGCACTCCTCCCCGGACGCCGGTGCGGAAGAAGGGAGCCTCGGCAAGCACCTATGCCAGGCGACCCAGCGGGCCGGACGGGAGGGCGCCACGGCGACCCCTGGAGGTGGATACTTTCGGTTCGATTCTTGGCCGCGAGATTGACAACCGCGGCTGGAAGAAGGGGATGGCCGGTGGATGGGTCAATGGTCACTGGGATGAGCTGGTCGGTGAGAAAATCGCCCAGCACACAAAAGTGGAGATGATCAAGGACACCTCACTGTTCATCACCTGTGATTCGACGGCGTGGGCGACTAACCTGCGGATGATGCAGCGACAGATTTTGCAGGTCATCGCGGAGAAAGTGGGCCCGGGCATCATCACGGAGTTGAAGATCTACGGCCCGCGAGCCCCAAGCTGGCGGAAAGGTCCACTCCATGTCAAGGGCCGGGGACCCCGCGACACCTACGGATAA
- a CDS encoding DUF6918 family protein: protein MSDLSQLLNDDKREAVVADLATFADATVSAQSGITGTAIKGAVAAAKKVDGDIMTKGVRRMLPDILGDLQPHWQAYQEDAAGAADFGSFLEGRKDQVIDSLMGVADRNAEQITVPALAKAYNALRGKGAKVIEPTVPEFGRILEKHMN from the coding sequence ATGTCCGATCTGTCCCAGCTGCTCAACGATGACAAACGCGAGGCCGTTGTCGCCGACCTGGCCACTTTCGCCGACGCGACCGTCTCCGCCCAGTCCGGAATCACCGGCACCGCCATCAAGGGCGCCGTCGCCGCGGCAAAGAAGGTGGACGGCGACATCATGACCAAGGGCGTTCGCCGCATGCTGCCCGACATCCTCGGCGACCTCCAGCCGCACTGGCAGGCCTACCAAGAGGATGCGGCCGGAGCAGCCGACTTCGGGTCCTTCCTCGAGGGCCGGAAGGACCAGGTCATCGATTCTCTCATGGGCGTGGCCGACCGCAACGCCGAGCAGATCACGGTCCCGGCGCTGGCCAAGGCCTACAACGCCCTGCGCGGCAAAGGTGCCAAGGTCATTGAACCGACCGTCCCCGAGTTCGGCCGGATCCTGGAAAAGCACATGAACTAG
- the gyrA gene encoding DNA gyrase subunit A: MSDDNTGGEDLFDRILPIDINEEMQTSYIDYAMSVIVGRALPEVRDGMKPVHRRIMYAMFDSGYRPERGYVKSARPVSDTMGQFHPHGDVAIYDTLVRLAQPWNMRYPLVDGQGNFGSRGNDGPAAMRYTECKMSPLAMEMVRDIRENTVNFSPNYDGKTMEPDVLPARVPNLLMNGSGGIAVGMATNIPPHNLNELADAIYWLLENFDADEKEALEACMSFVKGPDFPTSGLIVGDSGIKDAYTTGRGSIRMRGVTSIEEANNRQTIVITELPYQVNPDNLIANIAEQVASGKLAGISKIEDESSDRVGLRIVVTLKRDAVPRVVLNNLFKHSQLQTNFGANMLSIVDGVPRTLRLDQMLRYYVAHQIEVIVRRTQFRLDEKEERAHVLRGLVKALDMLDEVIALIRRSPTVEEARTGLMSLLDVDEIQADHILAMQLRRLAALERQKIVDELAEVELKIADLKDILAKPERQRSIVHDELEEIVTKYGDERRTQIIAATGDVSEEDLIARENVVVTITSTGYAKRTKVDAYKSQRRGGKGVRGAELKQDDVVRHFFVSSTHDWILFFTNFGRVYRLKAYELPETSRTARGQHVANLLEFQPEERIAQVIQLQSYEDAPYLVLATAHGRVKKSRLTDYESARSAGLIAINLNEDDRLIGAALCAEDDDLLLVSEQGQSIRFSSDDEQLRPMGRATAGVKGMRFRGDDQLLAMCVVRDGEYLLVATSGGYGKRTALSEYTSQGRGGLGVVTFKYTPKRGRLIGALAVDEDDEILAITSVGGVIRTEVNQIRPSSRATMGVRLVNLEDGVELLAIDKNVEGEGEEQAEAVAKGEADGPADLAKKNQTSLDDLTEDEE, from the coding sequence ATGAGCGACGATAACACCGGAGGAGAAGACCTCTTCGACCGGATTCTCCCCATCGATATCAATGAGGAGATGCAGACCAGCTACATCGATTACGCGATGTCCGTCATCGTGGGTCGCGCCCTGCCGGAGGTCCGCGACGGCATGAAGCCGGTGCACCGCCGCATCATGTACGCCATGTTCGACTCCGGCTACCGCCCCGAGCGCGGCTACGTGAAGTCGGCCCGACCCGTGTCCGACACGATGGGTCAGTTCCACCCGCACGGCGACGTTGCTATTTATGACACGCTGGTGCGCCTCGCCCAGCCGTGGAACATGCGCTACCCGCTGGTCGACGGCCAGGGTAACTTCGGCTCCCGCGGCAACGACGGCCCCGCCGCCATGCGATACACCGAGTGCAAGATGTCGCCGCTGGCCATGGAGATGGTCCGCGACATCCGTGAGAACACCGTCAACTTCTCCCCGAACTACGACGGCAAGACCATGGAACCCGACGTCCTGCCGGCGCGCGTGCCCAACCTCCTGATGAACGGCTCCGGCGGCATCGCCGTGGGCATGGCAACGAACATCCCGCCGCACAACCTCAACGAGCTCGCCGACGCCATCTACTGGCTCCTGGAGAACTTCGACGCCGATGAGAAGGAGGCCCTCGAGGCCTGCATGTCCTTCGTCAAAGGCCCCGACTTCCCGACCTCCGGGCTCATCGTCGGTGACTCCGGCATCAAGGACGCGTACACCACCGGCCGTGGTTCGATCCGCATGCGTGGTGTCACCTCCATCGAGGAGGCCAACAACCGCCAGACGATCGTCATCACCGAGCTTCCGTACCAGGTCAACCCCGATAACCTCATCGCCAACATCGCCGAGCAGGTTGCCTCGGGCAAGCTCGCGGGCATCTCCAAGATCGAGGACGAATCGTCCGATCGCGTGGGCCTGCGCATCGTGGTCACCCTCAAGCGCGACGCCGTGCCGCGCGTCGTGCTGAACAACCTGTTTAAGCACTCCCAGCTGCAGACCAACTTCGGCGCGAACATGCTCTCCATCGTCGATGGCGTGCCGCGCACCCTCCGCCTCGACCAGATGCTGCGCTACTACGTCGCGCACCAAATCGAGGTCATCGTCCGGCGCACCCAGTTCCGCCTCGACGAAAAGGAAGAACGCGCCCACGTCCTCCGCGGCCTGGTCAAGGCCCTCGACATGCTCGACGAAGTCATCGCCCTCATCCGTCGCTCCCCGACGGTGGAAGAGGCCCGTACCGGCCTCATGTCGCTTCTCGACGTCGACGAGATCCAGGCCGACCACATCCTCGCGATGCAGCTGCGCCGCCTCGCCGCTCTCGAACGACAAAAGATCGTCGACGAACTGGCCGAGGTCGAGCTCAAGATCGCCGACCTCAAGGACATCCTGGCCAAGCCCGAGCGCCAGCGCTCCATCGTCCACGACGAGCTCGAAGAGATCGTGACCAAGTACGGCGACGAACGCCGCACCCAGATCATCGCCGCCACCGGTGACGTCTCCGAAGAAGACCTCATCGCCCGCGAAAACGTCGTGGTCACCATCACCTCCACCGGCTACGCCAAGCGCACCAAGGTCGACGCCTACAAGTCGCAGCGCCGCGGCGGCAAGGGTGTGCGCGGAGCTGAACTCAAACAAGACGACGTGGTCCGCCACTTCTTCGTCTCCTCCACCCACGACTGGATCCTCTTCTTCACCAACTTCGGCCGCGTCTACCGCCTCAAGGCCTACGAACTGCCCGAAACCTCCCGCACCGCCCGCGGCCAGCACGTGGCCAACCTGCTGGAATTCCAGCCAGAAGAACGCATCGCCCAGGTCATCCAGCTCCAAAGCTACGAAGATGCCCCCTACCTCGTCCTGGCCACCGCCCACGGCCGCGTGAAGAAGTCCCGCCTCACGGACTACGAATCCGCCCGCTCCGCCGGTTTGATTGCCATCAACCTCAACGAGGACGACCGCCTCATCGGCGCCGCCCTCTGCGCCGAAGACGACGACCTCCTCCTCGTCTCCGAGCAAGGCCAGTCCATCCGCTTCAGCTCCGACGACGAACAACTACGCCCCATGGGCCGCGCCACCGCCGGCGTCAAGGGCATGCGCTTCCGCGGCGACGACCAGCTCCTCGCCATGTGCGTCGTCCGCGACGGCGAATACCTCCTCGTGGCCACCTCCGGCGGCTACGGCAAGCGCACCGCACTGAGCGAATACACCTCCCAGGGTCGTGGCGGCCTCGGCGTGGTCACCTTCAAGTACACCCCGAAGCGCGGCCGCCTCATCGGCGCCCTCGCCGTCGACGAAGACGACGAAATCCTCGCCATCACCTCCGTCGGCGGAGTGATTCGTACCGAAGTCAATCAGATCCGCCCCTCGTCCCGTGCCACCATGGGCGTGCGCCTGGTCAACCTCGAAGACGGCGTCGAACTGCTCGCCATCGACAAAAACGTCGAAGGCGAAGGCGAGGAACAGGCCGAAGCAGTAGCCAAGGGTGAAGCCGACGGACCCGCCGACCTGGCTAAGAAGAACCAAACCAGCCTGGACGACCTCACCGAGGACGAGGAGTAA
- the dnaA gene encoding chromosomal replication initiator protein DnaA, which produces MAEQQASLIDTWVEIKKDLYRQADRPDSPIPTFTHQQRAYLELAQPIVLVDGYAVLATPHAKAKQVIENEMGEHLVKVLTERTGRPCSLAVSIEPPAMQAEMQLDQYMPTHETTHETTPEATTGWTTTHAVVETPAAPVAPQQPTVYQQSQRLPREKPAHDPNREKSLNPRYTFESFVVGSSNRFANSAAVAVAENPARAYNPLFIWGGSGLGKTHLLHAIGHYAQVLQPGLRVKYVSSEEFTNDYINSVRDDRQETFKRRYRNLDILMVDDIQFLAGKEGTQEEFFHTFNALHQADKQIVLSSDRPAKELTTLEDRLRTRFESGLPVDIQPPDLETRIAILEKKAQADGTTIDRAILELIASRFDSSIRELEGALIRVSAYSSLINEPITMDMAESALREILPDADDIDITATTIMEVTAEHFDISQDTLTGAGKTRSVAHARQLAMYLCRELTDLSLPKIGQEFGGKDHTTVMYADRKIRKEMTEKRDTYDEIQLLTQRIKTRGRR; this is translated from the coding sequence GTGGCCGAACAGCAGGCGTCGCTGATTGACACGTGGGTAGAGATCAAAAAGGATCTTTACCGGCAGGCAGATCGTCCTGATTCGCCGATTCCCACCTTCACCCACCAGCAGCGGGCGTATTTGGAACTCGCCCAACCGATTGTGCTGGTCGACGGCTACGCAGTACTGGCTACCCCCCATGCCAAGGCCAAACAGGTTATTGAAAATGAGATGGGGGAGCACCTCGTCAAAGTGCTCACCGAACGCACTGGCCGTCCCTGCAGCCTCGCCGTCAGCATCGAGCCCCCTGCGATGCAGGCTGAGATGCAGTTGGACCAGTACATGCCCACGCACGAAACCACGCACGAAACCACGCCCGAAGCCACGACGGGATGGACGACGACGCATGCGGTCGTCGAGACGCCAGCGGCACCCGTAGCACCACAGCAACCCACCGTCTACCAACAAAGCCAGCGGTTGCCGCGCGAGAAACCAGCGCACGATCCCAACCGGGAAAAGTCCCTCAACCCGCGCTACACCTTCGAAAGCTTCGTCGTGGGCTCCTCCAACCGCTTTGCCAATAGTGCTGCGGTCGCCGTCGCCGAAAACCCCGCTCGCGCCTACAACCCGCTGTTCATCTGGGGTGGCTCCGGCTTGGGCAAGACCCACCTCTTGCACGCCATCGGCCACTACGCCCAGGTGCTGCAGCCAGGACTGCGGGTCAAGTACGTCTCCAGCGAGGAATTCACCAACGACTACATCAACTCGGTGCGCGATGACCGGCAGGAAACGTTCAAACGCCGGTACCGCAACTTGGACATCCTCATGGTTGATGACATTCAGTTCCTCGCCGGCAAAGAGGGCACGCAGGAGGAGTTCTTCCACACTTTCAACGCTCTCCACCAGGCGGACAAGCAGATTGTGCTCTCCTCCGATCGCCCAGCGAAGGAGCTGACCACCCTCGAGGATCGTCTGCGCACCCGCTTCGAAAGCGGCCTACCGGTGGATATTCAGCCACCGGACTTGGAGACCCGCATCGCGATTTTGGAGAAGAAAGCCCAGGCCGACGGCACCACGATCGATCGGGCAATTTTGGAGCTCATTGCTTCGCGTTTTGATTCGTCGATCCGCGAGCTCGAAGGAGCGCTCATCCGCGTCTCCGCGTATTCCTCCCTCATTAACGAGCCGATCACCATGGACATGGCCGAGAGCGCGCTGCGGGAGATCCTTCCCGACGCCGATGACATCGACATCACCGCGACGACCATCATGGAAGTCACCGCCGAGCATTTTGATATTTCCCAGGACACCCTCACGGGTGCGGGCAAGACTCGCTCGGTTGCCCATGCCCGGCAGCTGGCGATGTATTTGTGCCGCGAGCTCACCGATCTCTCCCTGCCCAAGATCGGGCAGGAGTTCGGCGGCAAGGACCACACCACTGTCATGTACGCGGATCGGAAGATCCGCAAGGAGATGACAGAAAAGCGGGACACCTACGATGAAATCCAGCTGTTGACGCAGCGGATTAAGACCCGGGGACGTCGATAA